In a genomic window of Chryseobacterium sp. G0162:
- a CDS encoding DUF4133 domain-containing protein yields the protein MGFYLYKGLKKPLVFFGLKGKYIFYAVGVIGGGVISALVLSKFGLLGSLLGLAVTAGGVYLIFKRQDKYGLYDKTKNFDHILIFPKRLDSNKLLKNGKNKKTGI from the coding sequence ATGGGATTCTACCTTTATAAGGGGCTGAAAAAGCCCCTTGTATTCTTCGGGCTTAAAGGAAAATACATCTTTTACGCAGTCGGTGTCATCGGAGGCGGGGTCATTTCAGCATTGGTGCTCTCGAAGTTCGGTCTCTTAGGCTCTTTACTTGGTCTTGCAGTCACCGCAGGCGGGGTTTATCTCATTTTCAAAAGACAGGACAAATATGGTTTGTATGACAAAACCAAAAACTTCGATCATATCTTAATTTTTCCAAAAAGGTTAGACAGTAATAAACTTTTAAAGAATGGCAAAAACAAAA
- a CDS encoding DUF4134 domain-containing protein, with amino-acid sequence MKNYFTKNVTTKKVLTLALAIMAITPAFAQGGATAISNAASDITDYWDPVKLILKAVGGLVGFIGGLRVYNKWTNGDQDVNKEILGYGGAMIFLIVVPEFVTAFFA; translated from the coding sequence ATGAAAAATTATTTCACAAAAAACGTGACAACAAAAAAAGTTCTAACTCTAGCCTTGGCAATTATGGCAATAACCCCCGCATTTGCACAAGGAGGAGCAACAGCGATCTCGAATGCAGCAAGTGATATTACAGATTATTGGGACCCCGTGAAGCTGATCTTGAAAGCAGTAGGAGGATTGGTCGGTTTTATTGGAGGTCTTCGGGTTTATAACAAATGGACGAATGGTGACCAGGACGTCAACAAAGAGATCCTTGGTTATGGAGGAGCAATGATCTTCTTGATTGTAGTTCCGGAATTCGTAACCGCATTCTTTGCCTAG
- a CDS encoding ParA family protein: MIITFATQKGGTGKTTLAIAFANYISALSDRKLNVFDFDYQKSFYHKWKEDELLDIPKLYDVEIIGEEEKQPFSDFETLINLKESDEINLFDLAGTLDAKYSDLLIYSDFIVTPFEYSDVSVKSTLVFINMLGLLESEAERIFIRSKYDKGYKYLNQEAMDIELAKYGMLLPSPVFKRNCLQTINTRSLISKQKYAVEHTFDELIKYINESSKIKIQVIKKKEKIKDSIPT, encoded by the coding sequence ATGATCATCACATTTGCTACCCAAAAAGGAGGAACCGGAAAAACGACATTAGCCATCGCTTTTGCCAATTACATTTCCGCACTTTCAGATAGGAAACTCAATGTTTTCGATTTTGATTATCAGAAGTCATTCTATCACAAATGGAAAGAAGATGAGCTGTTGGACATTCCAAAATTGTACGATGTAGAAATTATTGGCGAGGAAGAAAAACAACCTTTTTCAGACTTTGAAACTCTCATTAATTTAAAAGAAAGCGATGAGATCAACCTCTTTGATTTGGCCGGAACATTAGATGCGAAATATAGCGATCTGCTTATTTACAGCGATTTTATCGTAACACCTTTTGAATATTCCGATGTTTCTGTAAAATCGACTTTGGTCTTCATCAATATGCTGGGACTACTGGAAAGTGAGGCCGAAAGAATATTTATTCGTTCCAAATATGATAAAGGTTACAAGTATCTGAATCAGGAAGCAATGGACATTGAGCTCGCAAAATATGGAATGCTGCTGCCAAGTCCGGTATTCAAAAGAAACTGCCTACAAACTATTAATACCAGAAGCCTCATAAGCAAACAAAAATATGCAGTAGAACATACATTCGATGAACTTATAAAATACATCAATGAAAGCTCAAAAATCAAGATACAAGTAATTAAAAAGAAGGAAAAAATCAAAGATTCAATACCAACATAA